From a single Nicotiana tomentosiformis chromosome 2, ASM39032v3, whole genome shotgun sequence genomic region:
- the LOC138905802 gene encoding uncharacterized protein: MAEKGSLAYLAFVRDNPVETPMTDSMTMVWEFSDVFHVDFPGKPLDRDINIGTCIQPISILPYHMAPAKLKELKMQLQELLKEGIHQAECVALGCTSIIREEEGCEYVDHGRERATFEDSALDFGGIKVIRFVLQVRVLVRLCGFLGAYCVRLTQKGAKFRWSDDCEASFQKLKTALTITPVRGKLLHMFHISRIPMRRITLVHNLELAAIVHAVKIWKHYLYRVSCEVYTDHRSLQHLFKQRETILRGDAKEVNIRDDGVLRLQGHLCVPNVDGFKELILEEAHNSRYSIHPGATKMYPDLRQHYWWPRIKKDIVEYVARSGFAQHNPGRRVTQIRKCGFVIYGGREGTFEGLVDKGYHEVQKEMQVESELDESLGYEEDPVVIVDRQVRKLRSKEIAAVKVQ, from the exons atggccgAGAAGGGTTCTTTGGCCTATTTGGCCTTTGTTAGAGATAATCCTGTAGAGACTCCCATGACAGATTCAATGACTATGGTGTGGGAGTTTTCTGATGTATTTCATGTTGATTTTCCAGGTAAGCCACTAGATCGTGATATAAATATTGGCACATGCATccaacctatatctattttgCCTTATCATATGGCTCCAgcgaagttgaaagagttgaaaatgCAGCTTCAGGAGTTACTCAAAGAAGGGattcatcaggccgagtgtgttgctttggggtgcaccagtattattcgtgaagaagaaggatgtgaGTAtgtagat CATGGAAGAgaacgagcaacatttgaggatagTGCTTTAGACTTTGGGGGAATAAAAGTTATACGCTtcgttctccaagtgcgagttctagTTAGATTATGTGGatttcttggggcatattgtgtcag attgacccagaagggtgctaagttcagatggtctgatgattgcgaggcaagctttcaaaagctcaagactgcattaacTATAACACCAGT gaggggcaaattattgcatatgtttcacaTCAGTagaatccccatgagaagaattaccctggtgcacaatttggagttggctgcgataGTTCATGCTGTTAAGATATGGAAGCATTATCTTTATAgagtgtcatgtgaggtttacaccgatcatcgcagtttgcagcatctgtttaagcagag agagacgatactacgaggtgatgccaaggaggttaatATCAGGGATGATGGTgtcctgcgactccagggtcacttatgtgttcctaatgttgatggctttaaggagttgattcttgaggaggcgcACAACTCAcgttattccattcatccaggtgccacaaagatgtatcctgacctgaggcagcattactggtggccgcggataaagaaggacatagttgagtatgtggcgag gagcggctttgcaCAGCACaatccaggtagaagagttacaCAGATCAGAAAGTGTGGATTTGttatttatggtgggcgagaaggtacTTTTGAAGGTCTCGTCGAtaaagggtatcatgaggttcagAAGGAGATGCAAGTTGAGTCTGAG CTTGATGAGAGTTTGGGCTATGAGGAGGATCCAGttgtcattgttgacaggcaggttcgcaAGTTGAGGTCCAAGgagattgcagcggtgaaggtCCAATAG